The Gloeobacter morelensis MG652769 genome contains the following window.
GGCTGGCGTTGCTTGGACCCAAGTACTCGGCGGCCGGACCGCACTTCGGCTTTGTGCTCGAAGACGAGGCGGCCCTGGCCCATTACTACGCCCAACTCCAAGAACAGGGTGCCGCCGCCACCACCATCCATGCCCATCGCGACGGCACCAGTTCCTTTTATGCCAAGGATCTCGACGGCAACACCTTTGAATTTCTGGCGCCCCGCACTCCGGAGGCGGCCCGACTGCTCGGGTGCGGGTAAAGTTTTCTTGCCGATTTTCAGCCATAATTGAGCACAGTCCGGGGATCAAGGCCGGTCTGGTTTTTTTGGAGGGGTGATGCTCGAGGGTTCGATCCTGTACAAACTGCGCAAGCAACTGGGTGCGGACCCACCTTCCTTTGGTGTGTACTACAAAAACACCCTGGTGGCTCTCTGCCACGCTCTCGAAGATCACATCCTGACCTGCGGCAGTCCGCCGCTGGTATTGACTGCCTTTCAGCGCGGCAAATGGTATGCCCAGGAGGCGAAGCGCTACCGCCAACTCGCGATGCACAGCCGCCAAGTTCTGATTATGGCGGTGCCCGATTCGGGATTTTTGCAGCCGGACAATCCCGCCAACCTCACCCAGTTGGCCCTCAGCGAGACCGACCCGGTCTCGGTGGAGTGGCACCTGATGATCCTGGCCCCCAACTATGCGGCGATGGTGATGTGTCAGGAGTTGGGCGAAGCGGAGTACGGGCCGGGGGGAAGGCCCCAGCAGGATGCCGAGCGCAAGTTCTACGGGTTTTGGACGTTTGAGGAGCCGCTGGTGCGCGCGGCCGTCGAGCTGACCCTCGATCACATCCGCGGCTACGACGCGAAGCTCACCGAAAAGCTGGAGAACGAACTGGAGGGCATCGACGCGGAGCCGGCTGGCCTCCGCTCGGACCTGAGCGGCGTGGTCGCCCGGGTCGTCACCTATTTACAGAGCAGCCAGCAGCAACTGGTCTCCCTCACCCGCCCCACCCCGCCCACCTGGGAGGAGCCCGACAAACTGGGCACCAACCTGACCGCCAACCGGTTGCAGGCATTCTTGCGCATGGCCCAGCGCATCGACGCGGGCGATATCAGCAATCCCCAGGCTTCGTTGCAGGTGAGCAGTCTGGTGGAGGTGATGGGCCAACTGATGAACCTGCCCTTTGGGCGCCTCAGGCGCTTGCGCCTCGCGGCCCTGCTGCACCGTATCGGCCTTTCGGAGATTCCCGGAACGCTCATCGACCCCGACAGCCGGGACACGCTCAAAGTACTCGCTGAAGCCGCCGGGTTCGCCGGGGAGCTGTTGCGCTCGATGCCGGAATTGCGCTCGGTGGCCCGCATCGTCGAGCGCCAGTACGAGTGGTGGAACGGCGAGGGCCTGCCGGAGGGCTTGGCGGGCGAAGCGATCCCGCTCGAATCGCGCATCCTGGGTCTTATCGCTTACTTTCAGGAGTGGCTGGTCGCCCGGGGCGAGCGTCCGGGGTGCACCCCGGACGAAGCGCTCTCGCTGTGCGAAACAGGCGCAGGCGGGCGCTGGGATCCGCAGCTATTGGAGCAACTGGCCAACATGGTCCGCCTGATGCAGGCGGGCATCCTCCTCGATCCGCTGCAGCCCAAAGCCGGTACCGGCCAGTGGTTGCTGCACGCGGCGATGGACGCCTCCGAGGAATCGACAGTCCGTTGAGTGTATTGTTAACGAGCGATGATCGAAGCAGAAAAGATTAGACAGGGTGAAGTCGAAGACCTGCGCGGCGCCGGCCTCGAAGGCATCGATCTGGCGGGGGTGCGCCTGGAGCGCCACAACCTGGCTGGGGCCAACCTCACCGGTGCCCACCTGGCGGGTGCTGTCCTGCACTGCGACCTGTGGGGGGCCAACCTGATGGGGGCCAACCTGAGCGAATCCGACCTGCGCGGCGCCAACCTGCGGGGTGCCAACCTGATGTCGGCCAATCTTCAAAATGCCAGCCTGGGCGGCGCCAATCTGGAGGGAACCAACCTGATGGGCCTCAACGGCATCGGGGCCGACTTGCGCCACGCGGATCTGCGCGGAGCGCGGCTGAGCGGGGCGAATCTGGCGGGGGCGGACCTTTCGGGAGCGAATCTGGCGGGGGCAGACCTGCGCAGCGCCGACCTGGAGGAAGCCAACCTCAGCGGCGCCGCCGTGGCCGGGGCCAGTTTCGCCGGGGCCAACCTGCTGTGCGCGGATCTCAGCGGGATCGACACCCGCCTGGCCGATTTCGAAGGAGCCTGTCTGGTGGGTACGCTTCTCGATGCGGTCTGAGATACGCTGTACTCAAGTTTGCTCGATTTTACTTTTTCACCTGTGACCCCCAGCAACGGCCAACCGCCCAGTAGCAGCGACCGGCTCGACCGCATCGAGCGCATTCTTGCCGCAGTGGCGGCCGGCGCAGAAAAACACGACCGCCAAATCGGGGCACTCCTGAGCCGGGATGCCCTCCACGAACAGCGGCTGGACGCGTTCGAACGGCGGACGGCGGTTCTCGAAAGACAGCTTGAAGCTTTCAATCAGCGGACGGAAGTTCTTGAACAGCGGATGGAGGCTTTTGATCAACGGACAGAGGCTTTCGAGCAGCGGTTTGCTAGCCTCGATCAACACCTCGCCACCATTGCTCAGCAGCAGGAGCGGAACACCGAGACTATCTCAAGGCTGGCTGAGGAAGTCGCCGAGGCGAACCGAATGGCCACCAATGCGATCACTGGCCTGATAGATGTGGCCGACGACATCATGGCGCGCTTCGACGACATCATGGCGCGCATCGATGCAAACTCATTGCAGATTGTCGGACTCCAAACAGAAAACCGCCGCATTCTGGAGATTCTTGAGCGACGCAATGGCGGACGGGGTTGACCAGCAATAGCAGGCCGGGCGGGCGCGGGGCTCGCATAGCAAAAGGGCGAGTCAGCGAAATCGGCAACGCTGGAAAGGAGGTTATGGGCCCTCTGTACTTTCGTCGGCACCGGCCGCGAACAGTTCTGGGAAACACGCCTCGGCGAGCGAGGCCGAGAAGTTGAGGCGGACCTGTTTGCCTCTTGGGGAATTGGAGGCCAGGAGCCCCTTGTTTGAGAGTGCGGCCACCGCTTCGCGGGCCTGGCGGTCGCTGTAACCGGAGATCGTCGCGGCCTCACCGCGCGCAAGGCTGCCGCAGGTCAAGGCGTGGTTGATGAGCCGGTCGCTGCCGGAAGGCAGCTTTTTTTGGGCCATGTCTGCCCTGACGTGGGCCAGCACACGCTCCCGCAGCGAGTTTGTCTGCATCAGCCCTTGCATGAATTCCACCTGGTCGATCGCCACTCCCTACAAGAAAAAATTCGAGAAATCCAGCAAGGCAATCTCGCTGAGGTGGCCCCTGCCGTCGAGGTCACTGCGGCGGTCGGCGTCGGCATGGGAAAGCAAACTCCTATAGTGGTTCCGTTTGCGGGCGAGTCCCCGAGAGATGGACTACAGCGAGTCTTTGCACAGGCCCGTGCGGGGGTCTGACAATCTGGCGGTGGAGCGAGCAGGGAGCCGACTGCTTGATGTGGGACTGGTGCGGCAACCTGCGTCTTTACTGTCAAATTGTCCGCTGCCCCGCCGCAGCCTGAACACCCTGATCTGCACTGGATGGAGGCAATTGATCGATATGGTGCACCGCAAGCCTCGCCTGGTGTTCGAGTACATGGGTCAGTGCGCCGCCGAGCATTTCTTCGAGTATCGGCAAGAAGCCCGCAGCCATATCGCCGCCGAGTTGGGTTTCGATCCGCTCAGCTCGGCAGCAAAGCCACATCCGGCACTCCCACTACCGGATGAGCTTTTTGCTGGCCTCGGAGCGCCATTGCTTTGACAGCTAACGGGCTATCTTGTCCGGCCGCAGGTTCAGTAGCTCCTCGGGAGAGGCCAGCAGATCGATGCCCACATAGAAGATTTTGCCCTCCGGGTTGAGGGCAAAGCGCCAGGCGATATTCATCGCAACGTTGACGCCGAACCAGGGAGTTTGAACTTTACCGGTAATCTTCAGCTGCTTGGACCCATCGCCCAAGAGCTGACTGATTCCCTGCTGCGGCATCAGGGTCAGGCCTTTGGCTTCTTCGCGCATGTAGGCCGCGATGGCCCCATGGCCGACGATCGGTGCTCTAAAGGGCGGCTGCAGGGCGCCGTCAGGAGCAAACAGCGCAACGGCGGCAGCGAAGTTATCGGTATTCATCGCCTCAAAGTAGCTCAGCACCACCGGTTCTTTGATGCCTTCGATGTGGGGTTTGGCGGCAGCGACCGGCTCGGCGCGGATGAATTCGAATTCGACCGGCTCCGGAGTAACCTTGGAGACGGCAGGATCGTACCCCATGTTCACCACGATGTCGCGCAGGATCTGAATTTGCTGGCCGCCATCCAACTGCTTGAGGGTCTCGAACAACTCCTGTCCCTGGGAAGAAAGCTGGTATCCATACTGAATAGGGGCGACCAGACCATCGGCCATCCACTGGGCCAGCTGATACCAGAAACCAAGCTTGGTGTTGGCGCTGTAGGAACTATACGAACGGCTTACCGGGCTGTCGGCGCGCCTGACCAGATCGAACATCACCTGGGTCTGCTCAGGACCACTCATCCGCTTGATGCGATCCAGTAAATCTTCAATCAAGAACATACTGGAAGCACTGAGGGCGGCGGGTGTGATAGATTGGCCTGTCTCTGTGTAGGCGTACCACAGCAGTGCTAGCTGGTCCTCAGTACTCAGTCGATTGAACTGGTCGAGGATAGCTGGAATCGGGCTGGGGGAACTGTTCCCCGAGAACATCGCCTGGGCTGACTCGATGGTAAGGACCATGATCAAAATCTCCAAAGTAGCTAATGAGTAAGCTCTGCAAAAATGAGAAGCTTGGTTTAGAATGACACGACCCAACGGTCGACTTTTGATGGTAGACAATGACTTTAGGTTACAACGGCCCCTTTGCAGCCTACGTAGTAGCCGAGATTGACGGCTGCCCAATGAAGCTTAGTGAATCTTTGGAGCGACGAATTGGGAGCATCGATCATTCAGAACAAATCAGGCGCAGGTCGGGTACCTGCATACACATCGGTTGATTCATAACCGATTCTTAGTGAAAGTTGCCAAATATGGCGAGTCTTTCATACTGTCACTGTACTCTAGTATCTCGGATATTTGAGTATGTTTAATGAATCAATATAGTCACCGACATTCCGCTGATTGGGCGGGCCTGCAGGCGGGGCGTTTCTATGACGAGCGGCTTGGCCGGTGCTTGACAACCATCCGCAGGCGCACAGTGGAATGAAAGCCAGCTATTGCTCTGTGCCGCTTTCGCTCAAAAGCCGGGGTGTGCATGGTGTTTGGTCCTCCTGGCAAGCCGACGGACAAATCGCACATCGAAAGCTGCAATGGTCGCGTTCGTAGAGGAGTGCTTGAATCTGCACTATTGGCGGGTTGCCGGTCGGCCGGTTGTGGTTTGGGCAACAGAAAACTGCTCTAAGCCGAGCACCTCCAGAGCCATTTCGATACCGCGCAGGGTGGTCGCCAGTTCCATGCTCGCTTTGCCGGGATGGCGAACGGCCTGCTCCGGCAGATAGGGAACGTGGATGAACCCGGCGCGCACGGGAGTGGCTTGCCCCAGATGGTGCATCAGGCCGTAGAACGTGTGGTTGCAGACAAACCCCCCGGCCGTGCGCGAGATCTCCGCCGGAATACCCGCCGCCAGTAGCTTGGCCACGATTGCCCGCACCGGCAATGTCGTGAAGTAAGCCGCCGGACCGTCGGGCTCGACGGGAATCTCGACCGGTTGCTGACCTTTGTTGTCGGGGATGCGTGCCTCGTCGAGGTTGAGGGCGACCCGCTCGATCGAGATGGCCGCGCGTCCCCCGGCTTCGCCGAGACAGACCACCGCCTGCGGGCGATAGCGCTCAAGGGCCGTGCGCAGACAGGCAATCGAGGCGCCGAAAACGGTCGGCAACCGCTCCGCCATCACCGCACAGCCCGAGACCCGCCGGTCTGCCAGTCGGCTCGCCACTTCCCAGGACGGATTGACAAGCTCCCCCGCGAAAGGCTCGAAGCCGGTCAGCAGCACCCGCATGGGCTACCGGGCCGCCACAAATTCGTCGTACTTGGCGCGCACCTGCTGGATATCCTGCCAGGCGAGCCACTTGGGGCTGCCCGCATCGCGGCTCGGGTTGCGCAGCAAAAAGGCCGGGTGAAAAAACGGCATCACCCACCGCCCCTGCCACTGCAGCCATTGGCCCCGCAACTTGGTAATGCCGCGCTTGTCGCCGGTCAACCCTTCGACGGCGGTTCCCCCCGCAAGCAGCAAGATTTTTGGATCTACCATGCGGATCTGCTCGTTCAGGTAGCCCAGGCAGGCTTTCATCTCCTCGGGGGCGGGCTTGCGGTTGCCCGGCGGGCGGCATTTGACGATGTTGGCGATGTAGACGTCCTTTTCGGTGTCAAACTGCACCGCCTCCAGAATCTTATCGAGCAGTTGCCCGGCTTTGCCCACAAAAGGAATGCCGGTGAGATCTTCGTTTTCTCCCGGTCCTTCGCCAATCACCATCAACAACGCCTCCGGGTTGCCGCGGCCCACCACTGCGTGGGTGCGGGTCTTGCCCAGTTCACAGCGAAAACAGGCATTGCAATGGGTGCGAATTTGCTCGAAATCGCTGTAGGTACCCGGCACGATCGAAACGGCGGCATCTCTGGGGATGCGCTCGAATTGCACCTGGGTCGGTGCCGCCTCGGACAAATTAAAAAGGCTGACCTGCTCTTCGGCCATAGAAGCAATAATTTGCGTCAGCCCAGTTTAACTCAGACAAGCCGGGGGCGAGTCTCGCGGCGCAGGTACTTGCAAAGGCGCAGCTGGTTGCCGGGAGGCACCCACTGCACCTCGTCGAAGATCTGGCGCAGGATAAAAAGCCCCCGGCCACACTCCCACTCGACGCAGGGTGCCGCCTCGGGGCACGAGCCGTTCGGGTCGAAACCGGCTCCCTCATCAACGATGGTCCAGATGTACTGATTGGGACCGACGGTGAACTGCACCGTGACCTGTTTGTGGGGGTCCAGGCAATTGCCGTGGCACGCGGCGTTGACCAGGGCTTCTTGCAGACCCAGCCGCACATCGGAGCGCCACAAGGGCGAAACTTCGGCCAGCAGCAGATCGAGAATCGGTCGCAAGTAAAGGGTCGAAGCGAAAGTGACGGTACGCTGCTCTTGTTTGTAGGGCTGGAGAGCAATAGCGATCACAGGGGTCCTGCCTTCTTTTACCCGCGTCTATCCCCATTTTAACGGAGTCAAAGCCGGGATAAAACTTAAGATTTCTGAAAGTCGCTCTCCGGGCGGGGGACATCTGTCTCTTCAGGAGGATTACTCCCTGCTGAGGTGGGCTTGGGCGGTCCACCGAGGGCAGCCACCAGCGCCTCGACGACCCGCGATACCGGTACGATTTCCATGCCCGGCATGCCCACTACCGAACCGCGCGGCACGATCGCCCGACGGTAGCCGAGTTTGAAGGCTTCTTTGAGGCGCAGTTCCAGTTGGGAGACAGGGCGCACCTGACCACCCAGGCCGACCTCACCCAACAGCACCGTGTGCGGATCGACGATGCGATCGCGGAAACTGGCGGCCACCGCGACGGCCACCCCCAGATCGGCGGCGGGTTCGGAGACGTCGAGCCCCCCCACCGAGGCGACGTAGGCATCGAGTTTGGAGAGGGGAATGCCGACGCGCTTTTCGAGGACCGCCAGGATCTGCAGGAAGCGGTTGTACTCGATGCCGGTGGCGGTGCGGCGCGGCGAGCCGTAGCTGGTGGGGCTCACCAGGGCCTGCAGTTCGACGACCAGGGGCCGGGTGCCCTCGCAGGCGACGATCGTGGCGGTGCCGGGGGCGGGTTCGTCGCGGCTGGTCAAAAACAATTCCGACGGATTTTCGACCTCCGCCAGACCCCGCTCGCCCATCTCGAAGACACCGATTTCGTGGGTGGCTCCGAAGCGGTTTTTGACCGAGCGCAGCAAACGATGGCTCTGGAAGCGGTCGCCTTCGAAGTAGAGCACCGTATCGACCAGGTGTTCGAGCACCTTGGGTCCGGCGAGGGATCCTTCTTTGGTGACGTGCCCGACGATAAACAGTGTGATGCGGGTGCGCTTGGCCAGGCGCATCAGCGAAGCGGTGCACTCGCGCACCTGGGAGACCGAACCGGCGGCGGCGGTGAGCGCCCCCAGATAGACCGCCTGGATCGAATCGACAACAGCAATAGCGGGCTTGAGGCTCTCCAGTTCGCCCAGCACCGCCTCAAGCTCGGTCTCCGCCAGCAAAAAGAGCCCCGGCGCCGCCACCCCCAGCCGTTCGGCGCGCAATTTCACCTGCTGGGCCGATTCCTCGGCGGCGACGTAGAGCACCGTTTGCGCTTGCGAAAGCCGACAGGCGGTCTGCAGCAGCAGCGTCGATTTGCCGATTCCCGGATCGCCGCCGATGAGCACCAGCGAGCCTGGCACCACACCGCCGCCAAGTACCCGGTCCAGTTCACCGAACCCCGAAGGGACGCGACTGTGCTGACTCTGGTCGATGGCGTCGAGGGCGACGGCGGCGCGCGGCCGCGCCGCAGCCGCGGCGGGGGAGCGGTGAGCAGCCGGGGTCGGGGAGACGGTCTGCTCGACAAAGCTGTTCCAGGCGTCGCAGCCGGGGCAGCGCCCCAACCAGCGGACGTTTTCGTAGCCGCACTCGGTGCAGGTGAACTGGCTGCGCGTCTTGGCCATAGTGGTGAACGGGTGTCCTTATATATTATCGCCCGTCGCGGAGGTCCAGTCCTTGATCCCGGTCTCGCTCAGTTTTCCGCTTTGGGGGAGCATTCGCCACCCCACCGGCGGCGTAGCCTCCCAGACCGTCGGCCAACCAGCACCCGCGGATATCGGGCTCGTTTGTCCTGGGGTGCGTCGTACTCCCGGATCAAGACAGCGCCAAACTTCCGGCGGGCAAACCGGTGCGCTTTAGACGATGCTATAGAGAAGAGCCGCTACGACTATTGTGTTCCTACGATCTGTTCAGTTGCGCGATTTTCGCAACTACGCCGAAGCCGACCTCGAACTGACCAGCCCCAAGACGATCCTGGTGGGCGACAACGCCCAGGGCAAATCCAATCTACTGGAGGCGGTGCAGTTGTTGGCCACGGGGCGCTCGACCCGGGCTCTGCGCGACCGGGAACTGATCGCCCAGGGCAAAGAGCAGGCGCGGGTGGCGGCGGCGGTCGAGCGGCTCGGAGATACGGTCGAGTTGGAGATGATCCTGCGGGCGGGCAAACGGCGCACCGTGCGGGTGGGGGGCGAGACGCGCCGTACCCAGGTGGAGGCGCTGGGCTATTTGCACTGCGTCTCTTTTTCGAGTCTCGATCTCGATCTGGTGCGCGGAGCGCCCGAGACGCGCCGCGACTGGCTCGACGGCATCTTGCTGCAGCTGGAGCCGGTCTATACCAATTTGCTTGCCCAGTTCGTGCAGGCGCTCCACCAGCGCAACGCCCTGCTGCGCAACCCCGAGCTGTCCCCGGAAGCCCTGGCCGAACAGCTGCCCTTTTGGGACGATTTGCTGGTGCGCGCCGCCACACCCGTGATGCGCCGCCGCCACCGCCTCATCGAACGGCTCGCTCCCCTTGCCCGACGCTGGCACGGTTCGATTAGCGGCGGACGCGAGACGTTTGCGGTGCGCTACCAGCCGCAAATTAGCTTCGAGCAAGAGGATGCCCAGAGTGTCCAGCAAGCACTGCAGGAGCTGCTCAAAGAAAAACGCACCCTCGAAGGGCGCCGCGGCACCAGCCTGGTGGGACCGCACCGCGACGAAGTCGATCTCAGGATCGATGAAATCCCGGCCCGTCAGTTCGGCTCCCAGGGGCAACAGCGCACCCTGGTGCTCGCCCTCAAGCTGGCGGAGCTGGAGTTGCTTGAGCAGGTGACCGGTGAAGCGCCTTTGCTGTTGCTAGACGATGTCCTTGCTGAACTGGACCTGCACCGTCAGGACCAGCTGCTGGGAGCCATTCAGGAGCGGGTGCAGACGATTGTGACCACTACCCACCTGAGTTTGTTTGATAGCCAGTGGCTACAGTCAGCAACGGTGCTCACGATTGAGCGGGGGAGGATCGCATCTCCCCCTGCACCCTCTTAAAAGGGGTAGGGCTGGAGGGCTACTGCAGGGCGAAGGTGACCGGGATGCGCACCCACGCCCCCACCGACTCCTCCCCCCGCCGCGCCGGCTCGAACTTCGTGTTGCGCACCGCCGCCAGCGCCGCGTTGTCCAGCTCGCTGTGCCCGGAGGATTTGGCCACCTGCACCTCACCCACCGAACCGTCCGCGTTGATATAAGCCTTGACGATCACCCGACCTTCCCAGTTGTTCTGCTGGGCGATTTCCGGGTACTCCGGCTGCACCGCCCCCTTCGGACGGGCGTTGACCAGCGGCGGCGGCGGCGGCGGCGGTGGCGGCGGCGTCTCCACCACATCGGTGCCGCCGGTGCCCCCATCGACACCGAGAGGCGAGGTGCTGCCAAAGTCGTCGCCCTTTTCGGTGCCGTAACCGGTGCCGCGCGAACCGGCCAGTTGGTTTTCGCTGACCGTGCCGGCGTCGGCGGTGACCGCCTTGGAAGAGAGGATCGTCCGCGAAGCCTTCGCTTTTTGGGGGGCGCTCTTTTTGGGAACGGGCTTACGGGAGAAGCTCTTCGGTTCGGGCGGTTTCGGTTTGGGCGGTTCGACTTTTGGTTTGGGAGGCGGCAGTTTGGGAGCCGTCTCGACCATGACCATTTTTTGGGCCTTGGGGATTTCGGGAGGCTTCGGTTCGGGCAGTTTGAGGGCGAACAGGCCGGCGTGGAGGAGGGCGGAGCCTACCACGCAGGCGAGGATGAGTTTGAGGCCACCGCCGTCGTCATTTGGTGTCCGTTGCCATAGCGATCCGGGTTGCATTGACCTGCCTGAGTTCGTCGAGAATGCTGACAATGTACTTGTAGCGGACCGCCTTGTCGCCTGCAATGACGATAAGGCGCTCGGGATCTTGATCGACTACCGCTTTGATCGCCGGGCCGATGCTCTTGAGATCGATGGGATCTTTGTTGAGGAAGAACTTGCCCTCTTTGGTCACCGAGAGAGTCACCTGTTCGCTCATCTGGGTAGTCTTGGCGGCTTTCGCGGTCGGCAGGTCGAGCGAGAGACCCTGCTGGCGGGTCAAGAAGATCGACGCCAGCACAAAAAACGTCAAAATCGAAAACAGCACGTCGATGAGCGGCACCATGTTGATCTCGCCCGCGGACCCCTCGTCGCCGTCGCTGTCGCTGAGCTTGACGGTCATCGCTTCACTCCTTCGGCCTCAGCCATCCGCCAACGCAACTCCAACTGCGTCCCTGCCGTCTCCATCAGCACGATCTGACGGCGAGCCAGCGCCCGAAACAAACTCGCAAAGATCAGCGTAAACAGTGCCACCATCATCCCCGTCGCCGTCGCAATCAGCGCCTCGGAAATGCCCCCGGCCACCTCCAGACCCTTGCTGGATGCCTCCGTGCCCAGACCCAACGACGCAAAGGAATTGATCAGACCCAACACCGTTCCCAACAAACCCAACAGCGGCGAGAGCGTCACGATCGTATCGAGCACCGAGACAAAACGCTTGAGCTTGGGGATCTCGGTTTTGGCCGCCCCTTCGATGGCCAGGCGAAAGGCCGTCTCGTCGTCGGTGCGCACCGAGAGCGCCGAACCGAAGATCCGTCCCAGCGGAATATCGGCATTTTCGTTGATCAGTCTACGCAGCTGGTCCGGCTGGAAGCGCTCGGTGGCGAAGGCCTGCTCCACAAAGGCTTTTTGGCGCGGCAGCAGGCGGACGTAGTAGATGATGCGCTCGATGATGATGGCCAGGGCGATGATCGAGCACAACAGCATCGGCCACATGACGATGCCGCCCCGCACAAACCAGTCTATGACTGCCATGGTTCCTCCCGACGACGATGGCTAATGGGTTCCAGTTTGTCTTGTAGCGCAATTTGTGCGCTGAGGAAGCTCCTCACAAACATTCACTGCGCAATGGCTGACTATTTACTGTAACGAAATCGGGGCTGGGTTGTGGAGAGAATACAAAAATTTTTGGCCAGACCGTCACAGGCAGCATTGCACCGAGATGATTCGGTATAATGAGTCAAAAATTTTCAAAGGAGTTTGCCTTGTCCGCCACCGTCGTCTCTGGAGCCCAGGTCGCTATCGCCTTCGTCGTCGCCCTCATCGCCGGCATCGCCGCTTTGCTTCTGTCGACCGCCCTCGCCAAGTAATCCACCACCATGACCCGAACCGCCGCCTATCCCGGCCGCACGCGCCGCAGCGCCACGGCCTCTTTGTTGTGGGGACCTGCTCT
Protein-coding sequences here:
- a CDS encoding uracil-DNA glycosylase, which encodes MAEEQVSLFNLSEAAPTQVQFERIPRDAAVSIVPGTYSDFEQIRTHCNACFRCELGKTRTHAVVGRGNPEALLMVIGEGPGENEDLTGIPFVGKAGQLLDKILEAVQFDTEKDVYIANIVKCRPPGNRKPAPEEMKACLGYLNEQIRMVDPKILLLAGGTAVEGLTGDKRGITKLRGQWLQWQGRWVMPFFHPAFLLRNPSRDAGSPKWLAWQDIQQVRAKYDEFVAAR
- the radA gene encoding DNA repair protein RadA; this encodes MAKTRSQFTCTECGYENVRWLGRCPGCDAWNSFVEQTVSPTPAAHRSPAAAAARPRAAVALDAIDQSQHSRVPSGFGELDRVLGGGVVPGSLVLIGGDPGIGKSTLLLQTACRLSQAQTVLYVAAEESAQQVKLRAERLGVAAPGLFLLAETELEAVLGELESLKPAIAVVDSIQAVYLGALTAAAGSVSQVRECTASLMRLAKRTRITLFIVGHVTKEGSLAGPKVLEHLVDTVLYFEGDRFQSHRLLRSVKNRFGATHEIGVFEMGERGLAEVENPSELFLTSRDEPAPGTATIVACEGTRPLVVELQALVSPTSYGSPRRTATGIEYNRFLQILAVLEKRVGIPLSKLDAYVASVGGLDVSEPAADLGVAVAVAASFRDRIVDPHTVLLGEVGLGGQVRPVSQLELRLKEAFKLGYRRAIVPRGSVVGMPGMEIVPVSRVVEALVAALGGPPKPTSAGSNPPEETDVPRPESDFQKS
- a CDS encoding ATP-binding protein — translated: MIAIALQPYKQEQRTVTFASTLYLRPILDLLLAEVSPLWRSDVRLGLQEALVNAACHGNCLDPHKQVTVQFTVGPNQYIWTIVDEGAGFDPNGSCPEAAPCVEWECGRGLFILRQIFDEVQWVPPGNQLRLCKYLRRETRPRLV
- a CDS encoding DICT sensory domain-containing protein is translated as MLEGSILYKLRKQLGADPPSFGVYYKNTLVALCHALEDHILTCGSPPLVLTAFQRGKWYAQEAKRYRQLAMHSRQVLIMAVPDSGFLQPDNPANLTQLALSETDPVSVEWHLMILAPNYAAMVMCQELGEAEYGPGGRPQQDAERKFYGFWTFEEPLVRAAVELTLDHIRGYDAKLTEKLENELEGIDAEPAGLRSDLSGVVARVVTYLQSSQQQLVSLTRPTPPTWEEPDKLGTNLTANRLQAFLRMAQRIDAGDISNPQASLQVSSLVEVMGQLMNLPFGRLRRLRLAALLHRIGLSEIPGTLIDPDSRDTLKVLAEAAGFAGELLRSMPELRSVARIVERQYEWWNGEGLPEGLAGEAIPLESRILGLIAYFQEWLVARGERPGCTPDEALSLCETGAGGRWDPQLLEQLANMVRLMQAGILLDPLQPKAGTGQWLLHAAMDASEESTVR
- a CDS encoding VOC family protein; this translates as MSSVTPPRTRLTRLGHVAVCVQDVPRAVAFYRTLGMEVAWQDEDWAFVKAGGDGLALLGPKYSAAGPHFGFVLEDEAALAHYYAQLQEQGAAATTIHAHRDGTSSFYAKDLDGNTFEFLAPRTPEAARLLGCG
- a CDS encoding orange carotenoid protein N-terminal domain-containing protein → MVLTIESAQAMFSGNSSPSPIPAILDQFNRLSTEDQLALLWYAYTETGQSITPAALSASSMFLIEDLLDRIKRMSGPEQTQVMFDLVRRADSPVSRSYSSYSANTKLGFWYQLAQWMADGLVAPIQYGYQLSSQGQELFETLKQLDGGQQIQILRDIVVNMGYDPAVSKVTPEPVEFEFIRAEPVAAAKPHIEGIKEPVVLSYFEAMNTDNFAAAVALFAPDGALQPPFRAPIVGHGAIAAYMREEAKGLTLMPQQGISQLLGDGSKQLKITGKVQTPWFGVNVAMNIAWRFALNPEGKIFYVGIDLLASPEELLNLRPDKIAR
- the pcp gene encoding pyroglutamyl-peptidase I; this translates as MRVLLTGFEPFAGELVNPSWEVASRLADRRVSGCAVMAERLPTVFGASIACLRTALERYRPQAVVCLGEAGGRAAISIERVALNLDEARIPDNKGQQPVEIPVEPDGPAAYFTTLPVRAIVAKLLAAGIPAEISRTAGGFVCNHTFYGLMHHLGQATPVRAGFIHVPYLPEQAVRHPGKASMELATTLRGIEMALEVLGLEQFSVAQTTTGRPATRQ
- a CDS encoding DUF4070 domain-containing protein; translated protein: MVHRKPRLVFEYMGQCAAEHFFEYRQEARSHIAAELGFDPLSSAAKPHPALPLPDELFAGLGAPLL
- the recF gene encoding DNA replication/repair protein RecF (All proteins in this family for which functions are known are DNA-binding proteins that assist the filamentation of RecA onto DNA for the initiation of recombination or recombinational repair.); amino-acid sequence: MFLRSVQLRDFRNYAEADLELTSPKTILVGDNAQGKSNLLEAVQLLATGRSTRALRDRELIAQGKEQARVAAAVERLGDTVELEMILRAGKRRTVRVGGETRRTQVEALGYLHCVSFSSLDLDLVRGAPETRRDWLDGILLQLEPVYTNLLAQFVQALHQRNALLRNPELSPEALAEQLPFWDDLLVRAATPVMRRRHRLIERLAPLARRWHGSISGGRETFAVRYQPQISFEQEDAQSVQQALQELLKEKRTLEGRRGTSLVGPHRDEVDLRIDEIPARQFGSQGQQRTLVLALKLAELELLEQVTGEAPLLLLDDVLAELDLHRQDQLLGAIQERVQTIVTTTHLSLFDSQWLQSATVLTIERGRIASPPAPS
- a CDS encoding pentapeptide repeat-containing protein, which codes for MIEAEKIRQGEVEDLRGAGLEGIDLAGVRLERHNLAGANLTGAHLAGAVLHCDLWGANLMGANLSESDLRGANLRGANLMSANLQNASLGGANLEGTNLMGLNGIGADLRHADLRGARLSGANLAGADLSGANLAGADLRSADLEEANLSGAAVAGASFAGANLLCADLSGIDTRLADFEGACLVGTLLDAV